One genomic region from Thermoanaerobacterales bacterium encodes:
- the atpB gene encoding F0F1 ATP synthase subunit A — translation MAAEGFSIEHIEHQIDIWGIEPTWHLGQLAGYPIDLNGKTIVFTWVAMGLVLLLGWVCARGTSLRKPSKMASLMEMILEFLRGLMNDNMSWQKGAAVFPIIITYFLFISAMNILGLVPTAMAPTSDVNTTFGLALITFVLIYVWGIRYKGLGYFKHYLQPFPFFLPITILEDLAKPVTLAFRLFGNMKGKEIMVLALLGLITGVAEVAGGFTASVVWLGFGLFVSFIQAFIFTMLSIAYIGMAVADDH, via the coding sequence GTGGCGGCGGAAGGTTTCAGCATCGAACACATAGAGCATCAGATCGACATCTGGGGGATCGAGCCGACCTGGCATCTTGGACAGCTGGCCGGCTACCCCATCGACCTCAACGGGAAGACCATCGTCTTCACCTGGGTCGCCATGGGATTGGTATTGTTGCTGGGTTGGGTCTGCGCCCGAGGGACGAGCCTTCGCAAACCGTCGAAGATGGCCTCGCTTATGGAAATGATCCTGGAGTTCCTGCGCGGGCTGATGAACGACAACATGTCGTGGCAGAAGGGCGCTGCGGTATTCCCCATCATCATCACCTACTTCCTGTTCATCAGCGCGATGAACATTCTGGGACTGGTGCCTACGGCCATGGCCCCCACTTCGGATGTGAACACGACCTTCGGCCTGGCCCTGATTACCTTTGTCCTGATCTACGTCTGGGGCATCCGGTACAAGGGACTCGGCTACTTTAAGCATTATCTCCAACCATTCCCGTTCTTCCTACCCATTACCATCCTGGAGGACTTGGCCAAACCCGTTACCCTGGCCTTCCGACTTTTCGGCAACATGAAGGGTAAAGAGATCATGGTACTGGCCCTGCTGGGCCTGATCACCGGCGTGGCCGAGGTAGCCGGCGGCTTCACGGCCTCCGTGGTCTGGCTTGGATTCGGACTCTTCGTGTCCTTCATCCAGGCCTTCATCTTTACCATGTTATCTATTGCCTACATCGGCATGGCGGTAGCGGATGACCACTAA
- the atpE gene encoding F0F1 ATP synthase subunit C, with amino-acid sequence MDLAAGAALGMGIAAGVGAMGAAIGDGIVTGKLLEGVARQPEARGSLMTLMFISVGLIESLPIIAIVIAFILMGKLGG; translated from the coding sequence ATGGATCTCGCTGCTGGTGCTGCTCTTGGTATGGGTATCGCTGCTGGTGTCGGAGCTATGGGCGCTGCTATCGGTGACGGTATCGTGACCGGTAAGCTCCTCGAGGGCGTAGCCCGTCAGCCGGAAGCCCGCGGCTCCCTGATGACCCTGATGTTCATCTCCGTCGGTCTGATCGAGTCCCTGCCGATTATCGCCATCGTTATCGCCTTCATCCTGATGGGCAAGCTTGGCGGCTGA
- the atpF gene encoding F0F1 ATP synthase subunit B — MLEFNATLLAQIFHFFLLLVLLRLVAYKPLLKVLEDRQKFVADNIAQAEQQRLDAEKVKADLEAELRKAREQAQEMIERAAKAGEEQAQAIIEAAKNEAVRLKESAMQDIQREKDKAVAELRDQAASLAVLVAAKVVKKGLDVDAQSALVQDAIKEVSSLPC; from the coding sequence GTGCTGGAATTTAACGCGACACTATTAGCACAGATCTTCCACTTCTTCCTTCTGCTGGTGTTGTTGCGCTTAGTGGCCTACAAGCCGTTGCTCAAGGTGCTCGAGGACCGGCAAAAGTTCGTCGCCGATAACATTGCGCAGGCCGAACAGCAGCGGCTGGACGCCGAGAAGGTCAAGGCCGACCTGGAGGCCGAGCTGCGCAAGGCCCGCGAGCAGGCGCAGGAGATGATCGAGCGGGCGGCCAAGGCGGGCGAGGAGCAGGCGCAGGCCATCATCGAGGCGGCCAAGAACGAGGCGGTCCGCCTGAAGGAAAGCGCGATGCAGGACATCCAGCGGGAGAAGGATAAAGCGGTCGCCGAACTACGCGACCAGGCGGCTTCCCTGGCGGTGCTTGTGGCGGCCAAGGTGGTGAAGAAGGGCCTGGACGTCGATGCGCAGAGCGCCCTGGTGCAGGACGCCATTAAAGAGGTGAGCAGCCTGCCATGTTAA
- a CDS encoding F0F1 ATP synthase subunit delta, whose product MLKGAVAQRYAQALFDIAGEQNLIDRLENDLRGVLGALDGSRDLARVLYHPQVPTDVKKSVLKEIFADQVSPVILNFLGVVLDARREFFLKAIAEEYFRMANQTRNIAEVTVTSAVPISIVQKVNLMDALAKMTGKEIRVHYQEDPEILGGLVIRIGDRIIDASVKRQLERIREQIRETQVG is encoded by the coding sequence ATGTTAAAAGGGGCTGTGGCGCAACGTTACGCGCAGGCGCTTTTCGACATCGCCGGCGAGCAGAACCTGATCGACAGGCTGGAGAACGACCTCAGGGGGGTGCTCGGGGCCCTGGATGGTTCGCGCGACCTGGCGCGTGTTCTCTATCACCCCCAGGTGCCGACCGACGTCAAGAAGAGCGTCCTCAAAGAAATCTTCGCCGATCAGGTTTCTCCGGTGATACTCAACTTTCTCGGGGTCGTCCTTGACGCCCGCCGGGAGTTCTTCCTGAAGGCCATCGCCGAGGAGTACTTCCGGATGGCGAACCAGACCCGCAACATCGCGGAGGTCACCGTCACTTCGGCGGTACCGATCTCGATCGTGCAAAAAGTCAACCTTATGGACGCCCTGGCGAAGATGACGGGTAAGGAAATCCGTGTGCATTACCAGGAGGATCCCGAGATCCTGGGCGGCCTGGTCATCCGCATCGGCGACCGGATCATCGACGCCAGCGTGAAGCGCCAGCTCGAGCGGATCCGGGAGCAGATCCGCGAAACTCAAGTAGGATAG
- the atpA gene encoding F0F1 ATP synthase subunit alpha produces MNLRPEEISSIIRQQIEKYEVQVEVTDVGTVIQIGDGVARVYGLEECMYSELLEFPGGVLGMALNLEEDNIGCVILGPYTHIKEGDMVKRTGRIASVPVGDALIGRVVNPVGQPLDGKGPINSDKFRPIEKIAPGVIYRSPVDTPLQTGIKAIDGMIPIGRGQRELILGDRQTGKTAIAVDTIINQKGQDCICIYVAVGQKQSTVANVVQKLRDYGAMDYTIVVVAGASDPSPLLYIAPFAGASMGEEFMEQGKDVLIVYDDLSKQAAAYRELALLLRRPPGREAYPGDVFNLHSRLLERAAKLHPNYGGGSMTALPVIETQQGDVSAYIPTNVISITDGQIYLEPDLFYAGVRPAVNVGLSVSRVGGKAQRKAMRQVAGQLKLDLAQYRELAAFAQFGSDLDKATRARLTRGERLVELLKQDQYVPMPLEEMVMSLYCGVRGYLDDIPVDKVREFEAEFLKFMRTQKPEVGAAIKEKKEITSDVEPQLKSALEEFKKNFALQHGIQLAS; encoded by the coding sequence ATGAATCTTCGACCGGAAGAGATAAGCTCCATTATTCGCCAGCAGATTGAAAAATATGAGGTCCAGGTCGAGGTCACCGACGTCGGTACCGTCATTCAGATCGGTGACGGCGTGGCCCGGGTGTACGGTCTGGAAGAGTGCATGTACTCCGAGCTGCTGGAGTTCCCGGGCGGGGTCCTCGGGATGGCCCTCAACCTGGAAGAGGATAACATCGGTTGCGTTATCCTCGGTCCCTACACCCACATCAAGGAAGGCGACATGGTCAAGCGCACCGGCCGTATCGCCTCCGTGCCCGTGGGCGACGCCCTCATCGGCCGCGTCGTGAACCCGGTCGGCCAGCCGCTGGACGGCAAGGGTCCGATCAACTCCGACAAGTTCCGCCCGATCGAGAAGATCGCCCCCGGCGTCATCTACCGCAGCCCGGTTGATACGCCGCTGCAGACCGGTATCAAGGCCATCGACGGCATGATCCCGATCGGCCGCGGCCAGCGCGAGCTGATCCTCGGCGACCGCCAGACCGGCAAGACGGCCATCGCCGTCGACACCATCATCAACCAGAAGGGCCAGGACTGCATCTGCATCTACGTCGCCGTCGGCCAGAAACAGTCCACGGTCGCCAACGTCGTACAGAAACTGCGTGACTACGGCGCGATGGACTACACCATCGTCGTGGTGGCCGGCGCGTCCGACCCGTCCCCGCTGCTCTACATCGCTCCCTTCGCCGGCGCGTCGATGGGCGAGGAGTTCATGGAGCAGGGCAAGGACGTCCTGATCGTCTACGACGACCTCTCCAAGCAGGCCGCCGCCTACCGCGAGCTGGCCCTGTTGCTCCGCCGCCCGCCGGGCCGCGAGGCCTACCCGGGCGACGTCTTCAACCTGCACTCCCGCCTGCTGGAGCGTGCGGCCAAGCTGCACCCGAACTACGGCGGCGGCTCCATGACCGCGCTGCCGGTCATCGAGACCCAGCAGGGCGACGTGTCGGCCTACATCCCGACCAACGTCATCTCCATCACCGACGGCCAGATCTACCTGGAGCCGGACCTCTTCTACGCCGGCGTCCGCCCGGCCGTCAACGTCGGCCTCTCAGTCTCCCGCGTCGGCGGCAAGGCGCAGCGCAAGGCGATGCGCCAGGTGGCCGGCCAGCTCAAACTTGACCTGGCGCAGTACCGTGAACTGGCGGCCTTCGCCCAGTTCGGCTCCGACCTGGACAAGGCCACCCGCGCCCGTCTGACCCGCGGCGAGCGCCTGGTCGAGCTGCTGAAGCAGGACCAGTACGTGCCGATGCCGCTGGAAGAGATGGTCATGTCCCTCTACTGCGGCGTCCGCGGCTACCTGGACGACATCCCGGTGGACAAGGTGCGCGAGTTCGAGGCCGAGTTCCTGAAGTTCATGCGCACCCAGAAGCCGGAAGTCGGCGCGGCCATCAAGGAGAAGAAGGAGATCACGAGCGACGTCGAGCCGCAACTGAAAAGCGCCCTGGAGGAGTTCAAGAAGAACTTCGCGTTGCAGCACGGTATTCAACTGGCGTCTTAG
- the atpG gene encoding ATP synthase F1 subunit gamma yields the protein MPSLRDYRRRIKSVQSTQKICKAMKAVATAKMSKAQTAVLAARPYARQMHEVLGRVASVAGNVKHPLLEKREPKKVAFIIVTADRGLCGGFNSAILRTAVKEIDKWPEASLIAVGRKARNFFRFRGVKMDHQFVGLGENITVGQARDIARVAMNGYVEGEYDAVYLIFSKFVNVMVQQPTVTKLLPVEPPEGAGPKEEVHGPQALYIFEPSAEEVLADLLPRYVENTIFHGLLESKAGEQSARMTAMDSATKNAGEMIDRLTLQMNRLRQEGITKELLDIVGGAAALE from the coding sequence ATGCCGTCACTACGCGATTACCGGCGTCGCATTAAGAGCGTTCAGAGTACGCAGAAGATCTGCAAGGCGATGAAGGCCGTGGCCACGGCCAAGATGTCCAAGGCCCAGACCGCCGTCCTGGCCGCGCGTCCCTACGCCCGGCAGATGCACGAGGTCCTGGGGCGGGTGGCCTCGGTGGCCGGGAACGTCAAGCACCCGCTGCTGGAAAAGCGCGAACCGAAGAAGGTCGCCTTCATCATCGTCACCGCAGACCGCGGCCTGTGCGGCGGCTTCAACAGCGCCATTCTCCGCACGGCCGTTAAAGAAATCGATAAGTGGCCGGAGGCCTCCCTGATCGCCGTGGGCCGCAAGGCGCGGAACTTCTTCCGCTTCCGCGGGGTGAAGATGGACCACCAGTTCGTCGGGCTCGGCGAGAACATCACCGTCGGGCAGGCGCGCGACATCGCCCGGGTGGCTATGAACGGTTACGTTGAGGGCGAGTACGACGCCGTCTACCTGATCTTCTCGAAGTTCGTGAACGTCATGGTCCAGCAGCCCACCGTGACCAAGCTCCTGCCGGTGGAACCGCCGGAGGGCGCCGGGCCGAAGGAAGAGGTACACGGCCCCCAGGCCCTGTACATCTTTGAGCCCTCGGCCGAGGAGGTACTGGCCGACCTGCTGCCTCGTTACGTGGAGAACACCATCTTCCACGGCCTGCTGGAGTCCAAGGCCGGCGAGCAGAGCGCCCGCATGACCGCCATGGACAGCGCGACCAAGAACGCGGGCGAAATGATCGACCGCCTCACGCTCCAGATGAACCGGCTGCGCCAGGAAGGCATCACCAAGGAGCTTCTCGACATCGTCGGCGGCGCGGCCGCGCTCGAATAA
- the atpD gene encoding F0F1 ATP synthase subunit beta: protein MNVGEVVQIIGVVVDIKFPPGQVPPIYNAIKITSEKEDVFGKKIDLTLEVAQHLGNNVARCIAMSTTDGLQRGMKAVDTGAPISVPVGRAVLGRLLDVLGNPIDGLGEIKSEKKYPIHRPAPPLVDQSTQVEQLETGLKVVDLLVPFMKGGKIGMFGGAGVGKTVIVMELINNIAKQHGGISAFCGVGERTREGNELLLEMTESGVLDKTMMVFGQMNEPPGCRLRIALTGLCLAEYFRDEEGADVLVFIDNIFRFAQAGSEVSALLGRMPSAVGYQPTLATEMGQLQERITSTVKGSITSVQAVYVPADDLTDPAPANTFAHLDGTVVLSRALTELGIYPAVDPLDSVSRILDPNVVGPEHYQVARGVQKVLQRYKELQDIIAILGMEELSEEDKLVVARARKLQRFLSQPFTVAEAFTGRPGRYVSLKDTVRGFKEILEGKHDGLPEDAFYMVGTIEEAVEKGKQILSA from the coding sequence ATGAATGTTGGTGAAGTCGTACAAATCATCGGCGTCGTCGTGGACATCAAGTTCCCTCCGGGACAGGTGCCCCCGATCTACAACGCCATCAAGATCACCAGCGAGAAAGAGGACGTCTTCGGCAAGAAGATCGACCTCACGCTGGAGGTAGCGCAGCACCTCGGCAACAATGTCGCCCGCTGCATCGCCATGTCCACCACCGACGGCCTGCAGCGCGGCATGAAAGCCGTCGACACCGGCGCCCCGATTTCGGTGCCGGTGGGCCGCGCGGTCCTCGGCCGCCTGCTGGACGTGCTCGGGAACCCCATCGACGGCCTCGGGGAGATCAAGAGCGAGAAGAAGTACCCCATCCACCGCCCGGCTCCGCCCCTGGTCGACCAATCCACCCAGGTCGAGCAGCTTGAGACCGGCCTGAAGGTCGTCGACCTGCTGGTGCCCTTCATGAAGGGCGGCAAGATCGGCATGTTCGGCGGCGCCGGCGTGGGCAAGACCGTTATCGTTATGGAACTGATCAACAACATCGCCAAGCAGCACGGCGGCATCTCCGCCTTCTGCGGCGTCGGCGAGCGTACCCGCGAGGGCAACGAACTCCTGCTGGAGATGACCGAGTCCGGCGTTCTGGACAAGACCATGATGGTCTTCGGCCAGATGAACGAGCCGCCGGGCTGCCGCCTGCGCATCGCCCTCACGGGGCTGTGCCTGGCCGAGTACTTCCGCGATGAAGAGGGCGCCGACGTGCTCGTCTTCATCGACAACATCTTCCGCTTCGCCCAGGCCGGTTCCGAGGTTTCGGCTCTGCTGGGCCGGATGCCGTCGGCCGTGGGCTACCAGCCCACCCTGGCCACCGAGATGGGCCAGCTCCAGGAGCGCATCACCTCCACGGTGAAGGGCTCCATCACCTCGGTCCAGGCCGTCTACGTGCCCGCCGACGACCTGACCGACCCGGCCCCGGCGAACACCTTCGCCCACCTGGACGGCACCGTCGTTCTGTCCCGGGCGCTCACCGAGCTGGGCATCTACCCGGCCGTGGACCCGCTGGACTCCGTGTCCCGCATCCTGGACCCGAACGTCGTCGGCCCCGAGCACTACCAGGTGGCCCGCGGCGTGCAGAAGGTGCTGCAGCGCTACAAGGAGCTGCAGGACATCATCGCCATCCTCGGCATGGAGGAACTGTCCGAGGAAGACAAGCTGGTCGTGGCGCGCGCCCGCAAGCTGCAGCGCTTCCTGTCGCAGCCGTTCACCGTGGCCGAGGCCTTCACCGGCCGGCCCGGCCGTTACGTCTCCCTGAAGGATACCGTCCGGGGCTTCAAGGAAATCCTTGAAGGTAAGCACGACGGCCTGCCCGAGGACGCCTTCTACATGGTCGGCACGATCGAGGAAGCGGTGGAGAAGGGCAAGCAGATCCTCTCCGCCTAG
- a CDS encoding F0F1 ATP synthase subunit epsilon codes for MAEKTQKLTVVTPARIVYTDDVRMVHAVGTDGDLGVLPEHAPLITSLKISILRVQKEGKWTKLAVSGGFMEVKDSNAVILANAAELAEEIDVARAQRAKERAEQRLASKSPEIDIARAEAALARALARLKAAQPDSMH; via the coding sequence ATGGCAGAAAAAACACAAAAGCTGACAGTGGTCACCCCGGCGCGGATCGTCTACACCGACGACGTGCGGATGGTGCACGCCGTCGGCACCGACGGTGACCTGGGTGTCCTGCCCGAGCACGCCCCGCTGATCACCAGCCTTAAGATCAGTATCCTCCGTGTACAGAAGGAAGGCAAGTGGACGAAGCTGGCGGTGAGCGGCGGCTTCATGGAGGTCAAGGACTCGAACGCGGTTATCCTGGCCAACGCCGCTGAGCTGGCCGAGGAGATCGACGTCGCCCGCGCGCAGCGGGCCAAGGAGCGGGCCGAGCAGCGGCTCGCCTCCAAGAGCCCCGAGATCGACATCGCGCGCGCCGAGGCCGCCCTGGCCCGGGCCCTGGCCCGGCTCAAAGCGGCCCAGCCCGACTCCATGCACTAG
- a CDS encoding GntR family transcriptional regulator, whose protein sequence is MPHTVSLRPIETELESHIRDKVHRKLREAILKGELQAGERLIERRLAEQLGVSRTPVREALRLLEQEGLVSHLPRVGALVTQVNDMEVYEVYRIREVLEGLAARMAAEKIEAEQLARLFELLRSTEETASHGDLDAMERAHREFNDTIYRAAGSPRLYAMINSLVDCIARYARAGWHFQPGRVAEATREHRRLADAIRLRDGDLAERVAREHINNSRHAYFKRMADRPEEAY, encoded by the coding sequence ATGCCCCACACGGTGTCCCTGAGACCCATTGAAACCGAACTGGAATCGCACATCCGTGACAAGGTTCACAGGAAGCTGCGCGAGGCCATCCTGAAAGGCGAACTCCAGGCGGGCGAACGCCTGATAGAACGCAGGCTGGCGGAACAGCTCGGCGTCAGCCGGACCCCCGTCCGCGAGGCCCTGCGCCTCCTGGAGCAGGAAGGCCTGGTATCCCATCTGCCTCGCGTTGGCGCGTTGGTGACCCAGGTAAACGACATGGAGGTCTACGAGGTATACCGCATCCGCGAGGTCCTGGAGGGCCTCGCCGCCCGCATGGCCGCCGAGAAGATCGAAGCTGAGCAACTGGCCCGCTTGTTCGAACTCCTGCGTTCCACCGAGGAGACGGCCTCCCACGGCGACCTGGACGCTATGGAAAGGGCCCACCGCGAGTTCAACGACACCATCTACCGGGCGGCCGGGAGCCCGCGCCTGTATGCCATGATCAACTCCCTGGTGGACTGCATCGCCCGCTACGCCAGGGCGGGGTGGCACTTCCAGCCGGGACGCGTCGCCGAGGCCACGCGGGAGCACCGCCGGCTGGCGGATGCCATCCGTCTCCGCGACGGCGACCTGGCCGAGCGGGTAGCCCGGGAGCACATCAACAACTCCCGGCACGCCTACTTCAAAAGGATGGCGGACCGTCCGGAAGAAGCGTATTGA
- a CDS encoding sulfite exporter TauE/SafE family protein — protein MSPTDVALILVTGIVCGFVNIVGGGGSLISMPVLIFLGLPSAVANGTNRVALMVQSLVAIGYFRRKGFFYPKLSVMLGIPAVLGSIAGARFAISLSDEMFNKVLAIVMLTVMVLIIWRPEKRFLQQEREDFSRLRLAAAALVFFGVGFYGGFIQAGVGFIIIAALALITGLSLVKINSLKVLITLIYMTSSLLVFVLSGKVDWLLGFALAAGNAVGAYLGSAFSVHKGDRWIRAFLVVSVVLMSARLLNVHKLLGL, from the coding sequence GTGTCGCCAACGGATGTCGCCCTCATCCTGGTCACGGGCATTGTCTGCGGGTTTGTCAACATCGTCGGGGGCGGGGGCTCCCTGATCTCGATGCCCGTGCTGATTTTCCTGGGCCTGCCCTCGGCCGTGGCCAACGGCACCAACCGCGTGGCCCTGATGGTCCAGAGCCTGGTGGCCATCGGGTACTTCCGCCGGAAAGGCTTCTTCTACCCCAAGCTGAGCGTCATGCTCGGCATTCCCGCCGTCCTGGGCTCCATCGCCGGGGCAAGGTTCGCCATCTCCCTTTCCGACGAGATGTTCAACAAGGTCCTGGCCATCGTCATGTTGACGGTGATGGTCCTCATCATCTGGCGCCCCGAGAAGAGATTCCTGCAGCAGGAGCGCGAGGACTTCAGCCGCCTGCGCCTCGCCGCCGCGGCCCTGGTCTTCTTCGGCGTCGGTTTCTACGGGGGGTTCATCCAGGCCGGCGTGGGGTTCATCATCATCGCCGCCCTGGCCCTCATCACCGGCTTGTCGCTGGTCAAGATCAACAGCCTGAAGGTCCTGATCACCCTCATCTACATGACCTCATCGCTCCTGGTCTTCGTCCTCAGCGGCAAGGTCGACTGGCTGCTGGGCTTCGCCCTGGCCGCGGGCAACGCCGTGGGCGCCTACCTGGGCAGCGCCTTCTCCGTGCACAAGGGCGACAGATGGATCCGCGCGTTCCTCGTCGTCTCCGTGGTCCTGATGTCCGCCAGGCTGCTCAACGTCCACAAACTGCTGGGCCTGTAG
- a CDS encoding copper amine oxidase N-terminal domain-containing protein → MNRLWVAAMATAFVLVSAFPALAIQGESPAGKGNGVMLQDQQRLQLQDQTCLSGDAAQAQTRTMLQTEQRATQGKGAGCRLVVNNRECVFGDVQPLVKSGRVLVPVRAVTEALGATVQWNQQTRTATISTGDKMLTLRLEERIALVNGKEITLDVPAKSERGRVVVPLRFIAQALGYNVGYDIATGTVTVESPQPTEVN, encoded by the coding sequence ATGAATCGATTGTGGGTAGCGGCAATGGCAACGGCGTTTGTCCTTGTTTCCGCTTTTCCCGCGCTGGCAATCCAGGGCGAGTCGCCCGCCGGAAAAGGCAACGGAGTCATGCTGCAAGACCAGCAGCGCCTGCAGTTGCAGGATCAGACCTGCCTGAGCGGCGACGCCGCGCAGGCGCAGACCAGGACGATGCTGCAGACTGAGCAGCGGGCCACGCAGGGCAAGGGCGCCGGGTGCCGGCTGGTGGTCAACAACCGTGAGTGCGTCTTCGGTGATGTGCAGCCCCTCGTGAAGTCCGGCCGCGTACTGGTCCCGGTGCGGGCGGTCACCGAAGCCCTCGGGGCCACGGTGCAGTGGAACCAGCAGACCCGGACGGCGACCATCTCCACGGGTGACAAAATGCTGACGCTGAGGCTTGAAGAGAGGATCGCCCTGGTCAACGGCAAGGAGATCACCCTTGACGTTCCCGCGAAGTCGGAGCGGGGGCGGGTGGTTGTTCCCCTCCGCTTCATCGCCCAGGCCCTCGGGTATAACGTCGGTTACGATATTGCTACAGGAACGGTCACGGTGGAATCGCCCCAACCCACAGAAGTTAATTAA
- the spoIID gene encoding stage II sporulation protein D, with protein sequence MRRLILGLIIILGVLWLAYPDGQRQAYQDLARDVRPEPKPHVADKVRVYLHGEDRVVTLSMEEYLAGVVAAEMPADFPPEALKAQAVCARTYIVKRLAGGGAVNNPHPGSDICDDPRHGQAWLSRDQLKARWGMLEYYRHYYKIRKAVDETRGVVITYQGQLIDPVYHSSCGGRTESAEDVWQVDAPYLRSVECPYDRDPHPNERKTYTLAEVDAALGTDLRVLPAAGGRPPVHVLETTSTGRPKVLAVGSERVSATAVRDRLDLRSTNFKIEYADGELTFVTRGYGHGVGLCQYGAAGLAEHGRDYRTILRHYYRGIELAKLP encoded by the coding sequence GTGCGCCGGCTTATCCTGGGACTGATCATCATTCTGGGGGTGCTCTGGCTGGCCTACCCGGACGGCCAGCGGCAGGCCTACCAGGACCTCGCCCGGGACGTCCGGCCGGAACCGAAGCCCCACGTCGCCGACAAGGTCCGCGTCTACCTGCACGGGGAAGACCGCGTGGTCACCCTCTCCATGGAGGAGTACCTTGCCGGCGTGGTGGCCGCCGAGATGCCGGCCGACTTCCCGCCCGAGGCCCTCAAGGCGCAGGCCGTCTGCGCCCGCACCTACATCGTCAAGCGCCTGGCAGGCGGCGGCGCCGTCAACAACCCTCACCCCGGGTCCGACATCTGCGACGACCCGCGCCACGGCCAGGCCTGGCTCTCCCGCGACCAGCTCAAGGCCCGCTGGGGAATGCTGGAGTACTACCGCCACTACTACAAGATCCGTAAGGCCGTGGATGAGACCCGGGGCGTGGTCATCACCTACCAGGGGCAACTCATCGACCCCGTCTACCACTCGTCCTGCGGCGGCCGTACCGAGAGCGCCGAGGACGTCTGGCAGGTCGACGCCCCCTATCTCCGGAGCGTCGAGTGCCCCTACGACCGCGACCCGCACCCCAACGAGCGCAAGACCTACACCCTGGCCGAAGTGGACGCCGCCCTCGGCACCGACCTGCGCGTCTTGCCGGCCGCCGGCGGGCGCCCCCCGGTCCACGTCCTGGAGACCACCTCCACCGGCCGGCCCAAGGTGCTCGCCGTCGGCAGCGAGCGCGTCTCGGCCACCGCTGTCCGCGACCGCCTCGACCTGCGCTCAACCAACTTCAAGATCGAGTACGCCGACGGCGAGCTGACCTTCGTCACCCGCGGCTACGGCCACGGCGTGGGCCTGTGCCAGTACGGGGCGGCCGGCCTGGCCGAGCACGGCCGCGACTACCGCACCATCCTGCGCCACTACTACCGGGGCATAGAACTCGCCAAACTCCCCTAA
- the spoIIID gene encoding sporulation transcriptional regulator SpoIIID — MQEYIQKRVLDVCNYILETNATVRQAAVVFKVSKSTVHKDMTERLPSLNKKLAQKIRMVLEFNKAERHLRGGEATRRKYKENG, encoded by the coding sequence ATGCAGGAGTACATTCAGAAACGGGTACTCGACGTCTGCAACTATATCCTGGAAACCAACGCCACGGTCCGCCAGGCCGCGGTCGTTTTCAAAGTCAGCAAGAGTACGGTCCACAAGGATATGACCGAGCGGCTCCCCTCACTCAACAAAAAGCTCGCCCAGAAGATCCGCATGGTCCTCGAATTCAACAAGGCCGAGCGCCACCTCCGCGGCGGCGAGGCCACCCGCCGTAAATATAAAGAAAACGGGTAA